The following proteins are co-located in the Pararge aegeria chromosome 3, ilParAegt1.1, whole genome shotgun sequence genome:
- the LOC120636594 gene encoding putative Polycomb group protein ASXL3, with product MELDVSPMDSINNDMEYSDNSSESKYMPCNNNDQYTVIRIPQDGEKPNKHSSRKQSKRRKKSSNHSRPLPRIIVKPLPPPPPPETREWMAATSCSETSSTSSSRPSTMREVLASIPGFCIKPRKRSGKKLSTAAQLQQTREGCIDLETPDSILVNTNIRALLNKHTFSLLPPLYQYKLGQLLPNVDRPSTSGRLSSSSLNNEFFARACLEWQESLSGGEFTPENQQKMKTEAEKEKSKIDPWKLKHFEPFWGEKQQREKSSMNINSERPSLKTTIKLRPTASITSSSTVPKIKKSKSSSSSKRLRSVGAVTRSSAKEAEEAEDESVLTGNKSCAPVPGLLPLKHVKSQGYVECQIDFSFSDSSATRVEESVSSTPVDPLLLPDSESGNEIKQDLDMSVVKIEESNMAKDCDEDKSIYSDDNVTETTKRLSNDINEYRFSKRIKYEEDIEVDNTSFLAENNAGNESNNGSDGEVNYNTEQVCQTEELNIYTVRDHGDNSEDSKATTSVYEYDEQSVSSMSSLKIENHLNNASQSCDNVTGYENTEASVDQIISEVKEEDCKESITTVHDSPVEYTGSQANAGEPYTASVDLIECNKSPLIAKDAHYEKMEIIEDYSTKPLEQSDVKTDTQIVEKCDQKVKETENIVPSYYDEHFKDAESFILETSGLPILTTQNEEEKYPPQTNIMELTSYMSETNVTAVVTMPMTQNTSIPMMEVTNTSVVSYPDDHLQDPAKPKNSAVLWKSESEWTQNENIITIQNFSNVNADSAKYVSEDSKTSMEDVNMNEENCMYKADRDTNFNMESSNSSESCHSMKDVLVKQETELVTSLVSSTTAANPPINSTTMTQSARSAAKKSKSGKESNRSRCSNKVPPGAVNLERSYQICQAVIQNSPNRDALRGQLRPPPALLTRPARAPRPPPPVLVRQLPTAVMPHAEINENRSNNMGQYILVQRTPNVAPRASSAPPSNQNTNVNVTRCRSVGADDACVCNLRAMILCKKCGAFCHDDCIGSAELCLTCLIR from the exons ATGGAGTTGGATGTATCGCCCATGGATTCGATTAATAACGATATGGAATATTCCGACAATTCATCGGAAAGTAAATACATGCCGTGCAATAATAACGACCAGTACACAGTAATTCGCATACCTCAAGATGGTGAAAAGCCTAATAAACACTCCTCTAGGAAGCAATCTAAACGAAGAAAAAAGAGTTCAAATCATTCGAGACCTCTGCCACGAATAATCGTTAAGCCTCTTCCTCCACCTCCTCCACCAGAAACTCGGGAGTGGATGGCGGCAACTTCATGTTCAGAAACGAGCTCGACGTCTAGCAGTAGGCCTTCGACGATGCGAGAAGTATTAGCTAGTATACCTGGGTTTTGTATAAAACCTAGAAAGCGAAGTGGTAAAAAGCTATCAACAGCAGCACAGCTGCAGCAAACTAGAGAAGGCTGCATAGATTTAGAAACTCCAGATTCTATTTTAGTTAACACAAACATTAGGGCTCTTCTCAATAAGCATACATTTTCTCTACTCCCTCCGCTGTATCAGTATAAGCTTGGGCAATTGCTCCCTAATGTAGACAGACCTAGTACTTCAGGCCGCTTAAGTTCCTCTAGTCTCAATAATGAATTCTTTGCCCGAGCATGTTTAGAATGGCAAGAATCTCTGTCAGGGGGTGAATTTACACCAGAAAATCAACAAAAAATGAAGACTGAagctgaaaaagaaaaaagcaaAATTGATCCTTGGAAACTAAAACATTTTGAACCATTCTGGGGTGAAAAGCAGCAAAGAGAAAAATCATCCATGAATATAAATTCAGAGCGTCCATCTTTAAAAACAACTATTAAATTAAGACCAACAGCTTCAATAACAAGCAGCAGCACTGTTCCAAAGATCAAAAAGAGCAAATCATCCAGTTCTAGTAAAAGGCTTCGTTCTGTTGGAGCAGTTACAAGATCATCAGCTAAGGAGGCTGAAGAAGCTGAGGATGAATCTGTTTTAACTGGGAATAAATCATGTGCTCCAGTGCCAGGTTTACTTCCACTCAAACATGTCAAAAGCCAGGGTTACGTAGAATGTCAGATTGACTTTAGTTTTTCTGACTCATCTGCAACTAGAGTAGAGGAATCTGTATCCTCAACTCCAGTTGATCCCCTTCTGCTACCAGACAGTGAATCTGGTAATGAAATTAAGCAAGACTTAGATATGAGTGTAGTTAAAATTGAGGAATCTAATATGGCAAAAGATTGTGATGaagataaaagtatatattcagATGATAATGTTACAGAAACAACCAAGAGATTGAGCAATGACATTAATGAATATAGATTCTCAAAGCGAATAAAATATGAAGAAGATATTGAAGTTGATAATACAAGTTTTTTGGCAGAGAATAATGCTGGTAATGAGAGCAATAATGGGTCAGATGGAGAGGTAAATTATAACACAGAACAAGTATGTCAGACTGAGGAACTAAATATTTACACAGTCCGAGACCATGGAGATAATAGTGAGGACAGTAAAGCAACCACATCTGTTTATGAATATGATGAGCAAAGTGTATCTTCTATGTCtagtttaaaaattgaaaaccaTTTAAATAATGCCTCCCAATCATGTGATAATGTTACAGGATATGAAAATACTGAGGCTTCTGTAGATCAGATTATATCAGAAGTAAAGGAGGAAGACTGTAAAGAATCTATAACTACTGTACATGACAGCCCAGTTGAATATACTGGCTCACAAGCAAATGCAGGAGAGCCATACACTGCCAGTGTTGACTTGATAGAATGCAACAAGTCACCACTCATTGCAAAAGATGCACATTATGAAAAAATGGAAATAATTGAGGACTATTCTACCAAGCCTTTGGAACAATCTGATGTAAAAACTGACACACAAATAGTGGAGAAATGTGATCAAAAAGTTAAAGAGACTGAAAACATTGTTCCTAGCTATTATGATGAACATTTTAAAGATGCAGAGTCTTTTATACTAGAAACTAGTGGTCTGCCAATACTAACAACTC AAAATGAAGAGGAAAAGTACCCACCTCAAACAAACATAATGGAGCTCACATCATACATGAGTGAAACAA ATGTGACTGCTGTTGTTACAATGCCAATGACACAAAACACATCTATTCCCATGATGGAAGTCACCAATACCTCT GTTGTGTCTTATCCTGATGATCATCTGCAGGACCCAGCCAAACCCAAAAACTCAGCAGTGTTGTGGAAAAGTGAAAGTGAATGGACACAAAACGAAAACATTATCACAATACAAAATTTTTCAAATGTGAATGCTGATAGTGCAAAATATGTCAGTGAAGACTCAAAAACCAGTATGGAAGATGTGAATATGAATGAAGAAAACTGTATGTACAAAGCTGATAGAGATACAAACTTCAATATGGAATCTTCAAATTCATCTGAGAGTTGTCATTCTATGAAAGATGTACTAGTCAAACAAGAAACCGAGTTGGTTACGAGTCTTGTTTCTAGTACTACTGCGGCTAATCCGCCAATTAACTCTACCACAATGACACAGAGTGCCAGGAGCGCTGCAAAGAAATCAAAGTCTGGAAAAGAATCAAACAG GAGCCGCTGTTCCAACAAGGTACCCCCGGGTGCGGTGAACTTAGAACGCAGCTATCAGATCTGCCAGGCGGTGATTCAGAACAGCCCCAACCGCGATGCTTTGCGGGGCCAGCTGCGCCCACCGCCCGCATTGCTCACGAGACCCGCTCGAGCGCCTCGTCCCCCGCCACCAGTACTGGTGAGGCAATTACCCACCGCCGTCATGCCACATGCAGAG ATAAACGAGAACAGGTCAAACAATATGGGGCAATATATCCTTGTTCAGAGAACACCCAATGTCGCCCCAAGAGCGTCCAGTGCACCTCCTTCCAATCAAAATACGAATGTG AACGTAACTCGATGCAGAAGTGTGGGTGCGGACGATGCGTGCGTGTGCAACTTGCGTGCTATGATTCTGTGCAAGAAGTGCGGCGCATTCTGCCACGACGACTGCATCGGCTCCGCGGAGCTCTGCCTAACTTGCCTTATACGCTGA
- the LOC120637238 gene encoding ATP-dependent RNA helicase dbp2-like isoform X2: protein MGRGRDRSRDRRRSRSRSRSRSRSRSPRYGLGSGGGGGGGGGGGGGYGGGGGGGRRNNPGANLRKPKWDLSRLKAFKKDFYVPHPDVESRTDSEVEAWRSENYITLKGRNVPKPTMTFDEAGFPDYVMDEIEKMGFSKPTPIQAQGWPIALSGNDMVGIASTGSGKTLSYILPAIVHINNQPKSSRGDGPIALVLAPTRELAQQIQEVCDKFANTSKIHNTCLFGGAPKGPQARDLDAGVEIVIATPGRLLDFLESGRTNLKRCTYLVLDEADRMLDMGFEPQIRKIIEQIRPDRQTLMWSATWPREVQTLASEFLKDYLQINVGSLQLAANHNILQIIDVCMEYEKETKLSTLLKEIMAEKENKTIIFIETKRRVDDITRKMKRDGWPAVCIHGDKSQNERDWVLQDFRSGKAPILVATDVAARGLDVDDVKFVINFDYPSNSEDYVHRIGRTGRTNKTGTAYTFFTPSNAAKASDLVSVLKEAKQVVNPKLQELSERGGGGGRRHRGRGGRFRRGRRSRTRSRSRDRRRRSRTRSRSRDRRRRRHSSSRSSRSRSSKSSRSRSRSRSHVRSRSRSRSRSENGYNGDSRRRRRR, encoded by the exons ATGGGTCGGGGaag GGATCGTAGCCGAGACAGACGCCGTAGTCGTTCTAGAAGCAGGAGCAGAAGTCGTAGTCGCAGCCCTCGTTATGGTTTGGGGTCTGGcggtggcggcggcggcggcggcggcggcggcggcggatATGGCGGTGGCGGTGGCGGAGGACGCCGAAACAATCCGGGCGCTAATTTACGCAAGCCAAAATGGGATTTGAGTAGATTGAAAGCTTTTAAAAAGGACTTCTATGTCCCCCATCCGGACGTTGAGAGTAGGACTGATTCCGAGGTGGAAGCTTGGAGAAGCGAAAATTACATCACTTTGAAGGGTCGTAATGTACCAAAACCAACAATGACATTTGACGAAGCTGGATTTCCTGACTATGTTATGGATGAAATTGAAAAGATGGGATTTTCTAAGCCAACTCCAATTCAAGCTCAGGGTTGGCCAATCGCTTTGAGTGGAAATGATATGGTTGGCATTGCTTCAACAGGCTCTGGGAAGACTCTTTCATACATTTTGCCAGCTATTGTACACATTAATAATCAGCCTAAATCAAGTAGAGGGGATGGACCAATAGCCTTGGTCCTCGCCCCAACCAGAGAACTCGCTCAGCAAATCCAAGAAGTTTGTGACAAGTTTGCAAACACTTCAAAAATTCATAACACATGTTTGTTTGGAGGTGCCCCTAAAGGTCCACAAGCTAGGGATTTGGATGCTGGAGTTGAAATTGTTATAGCAACTCCTGGGCGCTTACTGGATTTCTTAGAAAGTGGTCgaactaatctgaaaagatgtACATACTTAGTGTTAGATGAGGCAGACAGAATGTTGGATATGGGATTTGAACCTCAAATCAGAAAAATCATAGAACAAATCAGACCAGATAGGCAAACTCTCATGTGGTCTGCTACTTGGCCAAGAGAAGTACAAACTTTGGCTTCTGAGTTTCTAAAGGATTATTTACAGATTAATGTGGGCTCATTGCAATTAGCTGCTAATCATAACATTCTACAAATCATAGATGTTTGTATGGAATATGAGAAGGAAACAAAATTGAGCACCTTACTTAAGGAAATTATGgctgaaaaggaaaataaaaccataatctTTATTGAGACAAAACGCAGAGTTGATGATATAACTAGAAAAATGAAAAGAGATGG ATGGCCAGCAGTGTGCATCCATGGTGACAAGTCACAGAATGAACGCGACTGGGTGTTACAAG ATTTTCGTAGTGGCAAAGCTCCTATACTTGTAGCAACAGATGTTGCAGCAAGAGGATTAG ATGTGGATGAtgtaaaatttgttataaattttgactATCCCAGTAACTCAGAAGATTATGTCCACCGAATTGGAAGAACTGGGCGGACAAATAAAACTGGGACTGCTTATACATTCTTTACACCATCAAATGCTGCTAAAGCTTCTGATCTTGTATCTGTTTTAAAAGAAGCAAAACAAGTTGTTAATCCTAAACTCCAAGAGTTGTCAGAACGTGGTGGAGGTGGAGGAAGAC gtCATCGCGGCCGAGGTGGAAGATTTCGACGAGGACGACGCTCACGAACACGATCGCGTTCTCGGGACCGGCGCCGGCGCTCACGTACACGTTCGCGTTCTCGAGATCGTCGCCGTCGCAGACACAGTTCATCCAGATCTTCACGCAGCAGGTCGTCAAAATCCTCGCGAAGTCGTTCACGCTCACGCTCACACGTACGGTCACGATCAAGAAGCCGATCACGCTCAG agaATGGCTATAATGGTGATTCGCGTCGACGAAGAAGGCGATGA
- the LOC120637238 gene encoding ATP-dependent RNA helicase DBP2-like isoform X1 — translation MGRGRDRSRDRRRSRSRSRSRSRSRSPRYGLGSGGGGGGGGGGGGGYGGGGGGGRRNNPGANLRKPKWDLSRLKAFKKDFYVPHPDVESRTDSEVEAWRSENYITLKGRNVPKPTMTFDEAGFPDYVMDEIEKMGFSKPTPIQAQGWPIALSGNDMVGIASTGSGKTLSYILPAIVHINNQPKSSRGDGPIALVLAPTRELAQQIQEVCDKFANTSKIHNTCLFGGAPKGPQARDLDAGVEIVIATPGRLLDFLESGRTNLKRCTYLVLDEADRMLDMGFEPQIRKIIEQIRPDRQTLMWSATWPREVQTLASEFLKDYLQINVGSLQLAANHNILQIIDVCMEYEKETKLSTLLKEIMAEKENKTIIFIETKRRVDDITRKMKRDGWPAVCIHGDKSQNERDWVLQDFRSGKAPILVATDVAARGLDVDDVKFVINFDYPSNSEDYVHRIGRTGRTNKTGTAYTFFTPSNAAKASDLVSVLKEAKQVVNPKLQELSERGGGGGRRHRGRGGRFRRGRRSRTRSRSRDRRRRSRTRSRSRDRRRRRHSSSRSSRSRSSKSSRSRSRSRSHVRSRSRSRSRSGKCSPQKDGSNTGPQPAPQALLPTPKPLLPTPIGPQLPPSQFDRPNGRVALTPPRDDKTRSNDKDLAPKNTSSNSNNQSSNNTILQQQQQQQANTIPPLMALNPQMNMCIPPPMNGQGFVMPSYFPSDQYGMMMPNFAPNPMLDASTWGAPPPPPPPPPPAESTEGFQNNYNYGQSVLGQGGMESDSRKRGGRSGGLGSSSSYGLSSGSSGGGLRSSGGGLGSGDGPAHGGGLGSGGLGSGGGLGSEEGQGGSRSRGGRRRRGRGRDHDDYSSDNPSGGLGSQDSGGSGGLGGLGGLGQSSGGLASGGLGVPHGSLLPRMLPQNVGDFGGQQAANFTAFGSYGSKNINKRTQQGNPDGDYNESNIDGPEYYGHQNMGPGRPFATNMDQFSNGAQANGSMGYRNDRQGNRQRR, via the exons ATGGGTCGGGGaag GGATCGTAGCCGAGACAGACGCCGTAGTCGTTCTAGAAGCAGGAGCAGAAGTCGTAGTCGCAGCCCTCGTTATGGTTTGGGGTCTGGcggtggcggcggcggcggcggcggcggcggcggcggatATGGCGGTGGCGGTGGCGGAGGACGCCGAAACAATCCGGGCGCTAATTTACGCAAGCCAAAATGGGATTTGAGTAGATTGAAAGCTTTTAAAAAGGACTTCTATGTCCCCCATCCGGACGTTGAGAGTAGGACTGATTCCGAGGTGGAAGCTTGGAGAAGCGAAAATTACATCACTTTGAAGGGTCGTAATGTACCAAAACCAACAATGACATTTGACGAAGCTGGATTTCCTGACTATGTTATGGATGAAATTGAAAAGATGGGATTTTCTAAGCCAACTCCAATTCAAGCTCAGGGTTGGCCAATCGCTTTGAGTGGAAATGATATGGTTGGCATTGCTTCAACAGGCTCTGGGAAGACTCTTTCATACATTTTGCCAGCTATTGTACACATTAATAATCAGCCTAAATCAAGTAGAGGGGATGGACCAATAGCCTTGGTCCTCGCCCCAACCAGAGAACTCGCTCAGCAAATCCAAGAAGTTTGTGACAAGTTTGCAAACACTTCAAAAATTCATAACACATGTTTGTTTGGAGGTGCCCCTAAAGGTCCACAAGCTAGGGATTTGGATGCTGGAGTTGAAATTGTTATAGCAACTCCTGGGCGCTTACTGGATTTCTTAGAAAGTGGTCgaactaatctgaaaagatgtACATACTTAGTGTTAGATGAGGCAGACAGAATGTTGGATATGGGATTTGAACCTCAAATCAGAAAAATCATAGAACAAATCAGACCAGATAGGCAAACTCTCATGTGGTCTGCTACTTGGCCAAGAGAAGTACAAACTTTGGCTTCTGAGTTTCTAAAGGATTATTTACAGATTAATGTGGGCTCATTGCAATTAGCTGCTAATCATAACATTCTACAAATCATAGATGTTTGTATGGAATATGAGAAGGAAACAAAATTGAGCACCTTACTTAAGGAAATTATGgctgaaaaggaaaataaaaccataatctTTATTGAGACAAAACGCAGAGTTGATGATATAACTAGAAAAATGAAAAGAGATGG ATGGCCAGCAGTGTGCATCCATGGTGACAAGTCACAGAATGAACGCGACTGGGTGTTACAAG ATTTTCGTAGTGGCAAAGCTCCTATACTTGTAGCAACAGATGTTGCAGCAAGAGGATTAG ATGTGGATGAtgtaaaatttgttataaattttgactATCCCAGTAACTCAGAAGATTATGTCCACCGAATTGGAAGAACTGGGCGGACAAATAAAACTGGGACTGCTTATACATTCTTTACACCATCAAATGCTGCTAAAGCTTCTGATCTTGTATCTGTTTTAAAAGAAGCAAAACAAGTTGTTAATCCTAAACTCCAAGAGTTGTCAGAACGTGGTGGAGGTGGAGGAAGAC gtCATCGCGGCCGAGGTGGAAGATTTCGACGAGGACGACGCTCACGAACACGATCGCGTTCTCGGGACCGGCGCCGGCGCTCACGTACACGTTCGCGTTCTCGAGATCGTCGCCGTCGCAGACACAGTTCATCCAGATCTTCACGCAGCAGGTCGTCAAAATCCTCGCGAAGTCGTTCACGCTCACGCTCACACGTACGGTCACGATCAAGAAGCCGATCACGCTCAGGCAAGTGCAGCCCACAGAAGGATGGTTCTAACACTGGACCACAGCCTGCGCCCCAGGCACTCCTGCCGACGCCCAAGCCGCTCCTGCCCACACCCATCGGCCCTCAGTTGCCCCCGTCACAGTTCGATCGACCTAATGGTAGAGTTGCCTTGACCCCCCCGCGCGATGATAAAACACGGTCTAATGATAAGGATTTGGCTCCTAAGAATACTTCAAGTAATAGTAATAATCAAAGTAGTAACAATACAATTTTGCAGCAACAACAGCAACAGCAGGCGAATACCATTCCACCTTTGATGGCCCTAAACCCACAAATGAACATGTGCATTCCTCCTCCTATGAATGGCCAAGGCTTTGTTATGCCTTCATACTTTCCTAGCGATCAGTATGGTATGATGATGCCTAATTTCGCTCCGAACCCTATGCTAGACGCTTCGACATGGGGAGCtccgcctccgcccccgccccctcCTCCTCCGGCCGAGTCCACCGAAGGTTTCcaaaacaattacaattacgGACAGAGCGTTTTGGGGCAAGGTGGCATGGAGTCAGATTCCAGAAAACGCGGAGGTCGCTCTGGTGGCCTCGGAAGTTCGAGCTCATACGGCTTGAGCTCTGGCAGCAGCGGTGGAGGCCTCCGGTCCAGTGGCGGTGGCCTAGGCTCGGGCGACGGCCCTGCCCATGGCGGTGGCCTCGGCTCTGGTGGCCTGGGCTCTGGCGGCGGCCTCGGCTCAGAGGAGGGCCAAGGCGGCTCGCGCTCGCGTGGCGGCCGACGGCGGCGAGGAAGAGGACGCGACCACGATGACTATAGCTCGGATAATCCGAGTGGTGGTCTCGGGTCTCAAGACTCTGGCGGCTCGGGTGGCCTAGGTGGACTGGGCGGCCTGGGCCAATCTTCTGGCGGTTTGGCTTCTGGCGGTCTCGGCGTACCCCATGGGAGCCTACTGCCGCGCATGCTCCCGCAGAATGTTGGCGACTTCGGTGGACAACAGGCAGCTAACTTCACCGCTTTTGGTTCTTAtggttctaaaaatattaataaaagaacaCAACAAGGAAATCCGGATGGAGATTATAACGAAAGCAATATTGACGGTCCCGAATATTATGGCCATCAAAACATGGGCCCCGGCCGACCTTTTGCTACTAATATGGATCAATTTTCCAATGGTGCGCAGGCTAATGGCTCTATGGGGTACAGAAATGACCGCCAGGGCAATCGCCAACGACGGTGA
- the LOC120637241 gene encoding tubulin polyglutamylase complex subunit 2 isoform X1, whose protein sequence is MSFCVDLVSEDSFYENITLGLTKHLESDPRISNVVVERRAPCDRVALSNWEQKHSALLPDDLRNFYASTDGFQLTWHYKYSADEILPVGSIRINTLNDLCLSPALKDLLDFSMTRQNSGPRPVLNTKSKVFEIDNCRNIGKVCLIYTGGSWSVWLATREGAWGWLADSFTYYFRMALVHLGLPGWQAAFANLPLIPWAEQLFLLLAPHLLDKTEPENNLICVSSETGLNHIDPNIFKTSVRQHKNTSRPTN, encoded by the exons atgagtTTCTGTGTAGATTTAGTATCTGAAGATTCCTTCTATGAGAATATTACGCTGGGTTTAACAAAACATTTGg AGTCCGATCCGAGGATATCAAACGTCGTTGTTGAACGACGGGCACCATGCGATAGAGTAGCACTTTCCAATTGGGAGCAAAAGCATTCCGCCCTGCTACCTGATGATCTCCGAAACTTCTATGCATCTACCGATGGCTTCCAGCTAACATGGCATTATAAATATTCAG CCGATGAAATTTTACCAGTTGGATCAATTCGGATTAACACTTTAAATGACTTGTGCTTATCGCCTGCGCTAAAGGATCTTTTGGATTTTTCAATGACGCGCCAGAATTCCGGACCGCGCCCAGTGTTGAATACCAAAAGCAAAGTTTTCGAGATTGACAACTGCCGGAATATTGGAAAG GTATGCCTGATATACACCGGTGGATCCTGGTCGGTGTGGCTCGCGACAAGGGAGGGCGCATGGGGCTGGCTCGCGGACTCCTTCACTTATTACTTTAGGATGGCTCTAGTCCACCTCGGCTTGCCAGGCTGGCAGGCTGCTTTTGCCAATCTACCCCTTATACCATGGGCTGAG CAACTGTTTCTTCTATTGGCACCACATCTCTTGGATAAAACTGAGCCTGAAAATAACCTGATCTGCGTCAGTAGCGAGACTGGATTGAACCACATCGAtcctaatattttcaaaacatcCGTGCGTCAGCACAAAAATACTTCGCGACCCACAAATTaa
- the LOC120637240 gene encoding tRNA-dihydrouridine(47) synthase [NAD(P)(+)]-like: MTNPNAGVCDIKKEYIVQKPEKVVNVENNDSHKRKLNETSDTDPKKARNNDQSNKNKKRGQNKARPKTFQDNKESKPCPSIVNVSSKDEMNPCQYSTCKYIHNPLDYLKTKKEDIGKECHLFNLRGRCPRGISCRFGSSHITEDGFNIVDEVQAKIWKPDTKNTLQHDLQLKLQKRKYDFNFAEKLVKCLDKRNKSDKSENEGDLKTTEAKSSDISKIGAILDDDIIKLLPKERKQIDWNNKLYLSPLTTVGNLPFRRICKEYGADITCGEMALCESMLKGFKQEWALVKRHKSEDLFGAQICGNNAYAITKVAQLLEENTELDFIDLNLGCPIDLIYKKGGGSGMMHRIPALEASVRSASKLLSIPFTVKIRTGVYQDKKIAHTIIPKVVDWGASLVTLHGRSREARYTKLADWEYIESCAKAAAPCPLYGNGDILSYEDYKYRREIAPTVQGVMIGRGALIKPWIFTEIKEQKLWDISSNERFDNIRRFTNFGLEHWGSDTQGVENTRRFLLEWLSFLYRYIPVGLLERPPQKINERPPTYFGRNDLETLMASGNCADWIKISEMLLGPVPEGFQFLPKHKANSY, from the coding sequence ATGACAAATCCAAACGCTGGAgtttgtgatattaaaaaagaatatattgtTCAGAAACCAGAAAAAGTAGTTAATGTTGAAAATAATGATAGTCACAAACGAAAACTAAACGAGACCAGTGATACTGACCCAAAGAAAGCACGAAATAATGAccaatctaataaaaataaaaaaagaggcCAAAACAAGGCAAGACCAAAAACATTTCAAGACAATAAGGAAAGTAAACCATGCCCTAGTATTGTAAATGTTAGTTCTAAAGATGAAATGAATCCTTGTCAATATTCTACTTGCAAATATATTCACAACCCCCTAGActatttaaaaaccaaaaaagagGATATTGGAAAAGAATGCCATTTGTTTAATTTGAGAGGTAGATGCCCCAGAGGAATATCATGTCGTTTTGGTTCTAGTCACATCACAGAAGATGGTTTTAATATTGTAGATGAAGTACAAGCTAAAATATGGAAGCCAGATACTAAAAATACACTACAACATGACCttcaattaaaattgcaaaaaagaaaatatgacTTTAACTTTGCTGAAAAGCTAGTTAAATGTTtagataaaagaaataaatctgATAAATCAGAAAATGAAGGTGATTTGAAGACTACAGAAGCAAAAAGCTCTGATATCAGTAAGATTGGTGCTATActtgatgatgatataattaaattattaccaaaagaaagaaaacaaattGATTGGAATAATAAACTATACCTCAGCCCACTTACTACTGTAGGGAATTTACCATTTAGGAGAATTTGTAAGGAATATGGTGCAGATATTACCTGTGGTGAAATGGCCTTATGTGAATCAATGTTGAAAGGCTTTAAACAAGAATGGGCACTGGTGAAGAGACACAAGTCTGAGGATTTATTTGGGGCTCAAATATGTGGGAATAATGCTTATGCAATAACAAAAGTAGCACAATTACTGGAAGAAAATACTGAATTGGATTTCATTGATTTAAATCTTGGCTGtccaattgatttaatttataagaaaggTGGAGGAAGTGGTATGATGCATAGAATTCCAGCATTAGAAGCATCAGTAAGGAGTGCATCTAAGTTATTGAGTATACCATTCACTGTAAAAATTAGGACCGGCGTATATCAGGATAAGAAAATAGCACACACTATCATTCCTAAAGTGGTGGATTGGGGTGCATCTCTTGTAACCTTACATGGTAGATCCAGAGAAGCTAGATATACTAAATTAGCTGACTGGGAGTACATTGAAAGCTGTGCCAAAGCTGCTGCACCATGTCCGCTTTATGGTAATGGTGATATCCTCAGTTATGAGGACTACAAGTACCGAAGAGAAATAGCACCAACTGTTCAGGGTGTGATGATTGGTAGAGGTGCTCTTATAAAACCATGGATATTTACTGAGATTAAAGAGCAGAAGTTATGGGATATAAGTAGCAATGAAAGATTTGATAATATTAGAAGGTTTACAAACTTTGGCTTAGAACATTGGGGCTCTGATACTCAAGGAGTTGAAAACACTAGACGCTTTTTACTTGAATGGTTATCTTTCTTGTACCGTTATATACCTGTTGGCTTGCTAGAGAGACCACCtcaaaaaattaatgaaagacCACCCACATACTTTGGACGCAATGACTTGGAAACTCTTATGGCCTCTGGTAACTGTGCAGACTGGATTAAAATAAGTGAAATGTTACTGGGTCCAGTTCCAGAGGGATTTCAATTTCTTCCGAAACACAAGGCAAATTCTTATTAA